From the Paraflavitalea soli genome, the window TCAACAATACAGATGAGATCAACAACGTGATCATTAATAAAGTGAATGGTGTGCCATTATTGGTAAAGAATGTAGCTGTCGTGATGGAAAGCAGTAAACCCCTGCTGGGTACCGTAGCCAAGGATGGGATACCGGGGCAGGTGCAGGGAATAGTGGTCATGCGTAAAGGGGAAAACCCTTCAGAAGTATTAGACGCGCTGCATAAGAAAGTAGATGAACTCAATAAAAGCATTTTGCCCCATGATGTAAAGATCATTCCGTTTTACGATCGTACCACCCTCATGAATTATGCTACCGAAACGGTGATCCACAACCTCCTGGAAGGTATTATACTGGTAACAGTGATCGTGTTTTTATTCATGGCCGATTGGCGTACCACCCTCATCGTGGGTATTATCATCCCCTTATCATTGTTGTTTGCCTTTATATGTATGCGTATAAAGGGCATGAATGCCAATCTGCTGAGTATGGGCGCGGTGGATTTTGGGATCATTATAGATGGCGCCGTAGTAATGGTGGAAGGTCTGTTTGTTGCACTGGACCAAAAAGCAAGAGAAGTGGGCATGGAAAAATTCAATAAACTAGCTAAGCTGGGGCTGTTCAAAAACAAAGGCGCCGAGATGGGTAAGGCTATCTTCTTCTCGAAACTGATCATCATTACCTGCCTTATTCCCATATTTGCCTTTCAGAAGGTAGAAGGGAAAATGTTTTCTCCGCTTGCCTATACCCTGGGATTTGCCTTGTTGGGCGCCCTGATCCTTACGCTTACCCTGGTGCCTGCCCTGTCGAGTATTTTGCTGCGGAGAAACGTGCGGGAAAAGCACAACCCTATTGTAATCTTTTTTGAAAAGGGCGTTGCCCGGTTGTTTACTGTCGTGTACCGCAACCAGAAGAAAAGCGTGCTGATAGCCCTGGCGATCATGCTGCTCGCTTTTTTTTCTTTTAAGTTTCTTGGATCTGAGTTTTTGCCCCAGCTCAATGAAGGTGCATTGTGGGTTACGGCCGAATTGCCCAGAAGCGTTTCCCTCGAAGAGGCCGATAGTATTTCCGGCCGGATCGATGCTGATATACGAACCTTTTCCGAAGTAAGGCATACCCTGGTGCAGGTAGGGCGTACCAATGATGGAACTGATCCGAAGGGCTTCTTCAACGTACAAATAGCGGTAGACCTCCTGCCGGAAAAGGAATGGAAAAGAAAGCTTACCTATGATGAACTGGTAGATGAAATGAATACAAAGCTGCAGTTGTATCCCGGCGTTGTGTTTAATTATTCCCAGCCGATCAGGGACAACGTGGCCGAAGCAGTGGCGGGCGTTCCTGCGGCCCTGGCTGTAAAAATATTTGGCCCCGATTTTAATACACTGGATAGCAATGCCAATCTTGTATATAATGTCTTAAAAGAAGTAAAAGGGGTGGAAGACCTGGGTATTATCCGCAACCTGGGCCAGCCCGAGTTCCGGATAGAACTTAACCAGCACAAGATGGCCATCTATGGGGTAAGCACTGCCGATGCCAATGCTGTAATAGAAATGGCCATTGGAGGTAAAGCTGCTACCCAATTGTTTGAAGGCGAAAGGAAATTTGATATCCGCCTACGTTACCAGGAGCAATACCGGGCTACAGAAGAGGCCGTACAAAATCTGATGGTGCCTACCATGGATGGCTCAAAAGTGCCTTTAAAAGAAATTGCTGACATTGTTACCCTTACCGGGCCTGCCTTCATTTACCGTGATAACAATGTCCGGTATATCACGGTAAAATTCTCAGTACGAGGGAGAGACCTGGGAAGCACCATTGCAGAAGCGCAGCAAAAAGTAGACGCAGCCATTCACCTGACGTTAGGCTACACCTCTACCTGGAATGGAGAGTTTGAGAACCAGCAAAGAGCTGTTAAGACCCTGGGGCAGGTGGTGCCGCTTTGTATACTTGTGATCTTTCTCATATTGTTTGTCACCTTTGGCGATGCAAAGGATGCATTATTAACCATCATGAATGTACCTTTTGCATTGATTGGCGGTATCCTGGCCTTACACATTACAGGCATGAATTTCAGCATCAGTGCCGGCATTGGCTTTATTGCTTTATTTGGTGTATGTATTCAAAATGGAGTAATACTCATCAGCGTGTTCAGGAAGAACCTGGAAGCAAAAATGAGTTTAGACAATGCTATTAATCAGGGTGTCATTAGCCGCGTAAGGCCCGTAGTGATGACCGCCTTAATGGCCATGATCGGTCTTTTACCCGCAGCTATCAGTCATGGCATTGGCAGTGAAACACAAAAGCCGCTGGCGATAGTGGTAATAGGCGGCCTCATCACTTCTACCATTCTCACCTTGTTGATACTGCCGGTAATATATGCCCTGGTGTTCAAATTCATACGCCGCATGGCGAATAAACGAGTGCATAGAAAGCCAGGATTGAGCAGCTGATAGCTATCCCCACACACCTGCAGCCATCGCTTTTTTGATGTAGGTGGAGAAATCTGTTGCCTTACGGCTCAGGGCTTGCTCTACACCATCTGTTACATGTGCATTGCGGCCATCCAGCACTACGGTAAACAGATAGGTAATAAGGGATATAAATTCATTGGGAATACCATATTCTTTCATCATGCCGGCATATTCATCCATGGAGATATGCTGGTATTGGATAGACTTGCCGGTAGCACGGGCAATTTCTGCAATAGCTTCTTCAAAACTAAGCAGGCGGGGGCCTGTCACCTCATACAGTTTACCATTGTGGTCATCTGTGGTCAATGCTGCCACCGCTATTTCCGAAATATCATCTACATCAATGAAGGGTTCGCCAATAGGAGGTACCGGCAATGCTACATGTCCTGCCTGGATGGGCTCTGCCAGGTAGCCCTCACTAAAGTTCTGGCAGAACCAGCTGGCCCTGATGATCGTCCAGTCTACACCGGCATTCATGATCACCGCTTCGGCAGCCTGGGCTTCCGGCTCACCACGGCCCGATAACAATACCAGTTTCTTCACGCCATTCTTCACAGCCAGCTTAGTAAAAGCAGTAATAGCTCCCAAAGCCTCCGGTACACAGAGGTCAGGCTGATAGGATACATAGATGGCATCTACGTGTTCTAAAACCGGCCCCCAGGTAGCTTGATTGTCCCAATCAAATGGAGTGGCTGCTGAGCGTGAACCCGGCATGGTCGTGATGCCTTGTGCGTTGAGTGTTTGAAATACCCTGCTGCCGGTTTTTCCGGTGCTGCCAAGTACGAGTATCCTGTTTGCGGTGTTCTTTGTTGTCATGGTTATTAATTTTCAACAAAGCTATCAGCCACGGTTCTCCGGAAATAGAACAAAACCGACAGGGGCTAAAAAAGGCTATTCCGGCAGGTAAGCTGTTGGTCACGGATCTGGCGCAACTTGTCAAAGATGCTCCCATAAGCAAGGCCAGAGTTGTTCATTTGTAGTCACCATGAAAATGCCGGCTATCCTTTTATCGTTGTTCCTGGTATTGCCCGACGGAAAAGCGCAGGACTATTATCCGTTCTCCGGGCGGGTGATCGATTCCCTCACCAGTCAGCCTGTGCCTTTTACATCAGTCTCCATCTTCACCCGGCAGCAGGTGGCTGTTAAACATGTTATTGCCGATAGCCTGGGCCAGTTTGCCTTTACAGGATTACCGGCAGGCGGCTATTACCTGGTGGTACAAGTGGTGGGTTACAGGAAACTTACCTCACCCCCAATACAGCTTCCCGATCCCTCCGTCACCGGCCCCGTAGTATATGTAATTAACAGGGATACCAGTATGCTGACTGCCGTAGTAGTGCAGGCCGGCAAACCCCTCATAACGCCTTCCCCCGATGGCTTTGCTTACAATGCAGCCAATGATGTGATCCCCGCCGGGTTAACTGCCAGCGACCTGCTGCGCAAACTGCCCACGCTGGCCGTTGACCAGCATGGAAGTCCCGTATTAAGAGGGAGCACCAATATCAGGGTATTTATTGATGACAAACCATCGGATATATATGCTCTCACCGTGGCAGATGCCTTAAAGCAAATACCTGCCGATGATATCCTGCGCATTGAGGTGATCCTTTATCCTTCGGCCAAATACGACGCAGAAGGCACCGATGGCGTCATCAATATCATTACCCGCAGGAGCAGGTTTAATGCGGTAAATGGCACTGTCAGGACCGTGGTCAGTAATGTGCGGCAGGCTATAACACCTGGTCTCAGGATCCGCCAGGGCAATTGGATATTCAGTATCAATTCCGGCTTGGAGTTTTATAATTCGGACAATAGTTCCACCCTTATCCGGGAAAGCAAGACCGGCAATGGGAAGGATCAACTCCGGCAGCAACGCGCGTGGAACAACCGGGGGCGCATAGGCTATACCGGCGTAGATATGATATATGTATTTAATGACCTGCAAAGCATCAGTGGTGGTTATCGTTTCCGGTTGAACCGCGATTATACCAGGGCCATCGCTTACAATGACTATTACCGGCAGGATACTTTGTTTTCCGCATTTGTACGAAATACCAACAGCTCTTCCGGCAACGACCTGCATACATTCAATATCGCCTATAATGGCAAATCGCGCGACCGCAAGCGCCAATACAGTATGCTGGCCACCCAATTCTATCAGCAGGGTACCGATGCTTATGACCTGGACCAGGTAAACAACCAGGCAACGGCTTACAAAGAATTGCTCCGGGGAAGGATATCCAACAGGGAACTCATGTTACAAGCCGATTATGCGCATCAGGTCAATGATAGTGTAAACTGGGATGCAGGTGCCAGGTCCATGTTCAGGCAATACAGCGCCCTCAATAATTTTGACGTGTATGATTTTCCGGCAGGCCTGTTTGCCAAAGACGAAGGCAGATCAAACCAATTTAATTATCGCCGCCATATTTATGCACTCTACAGTAACCTGAGTTTCCGGTTCATGAGATGGCAATGGAGGGTAGGGGCCCGGTATGAACAAACGGTATTGCAAACCGCCTTTAAGGATACAGCACTCAACGTACCGGGTTATAAGAATCTTGTTCCCAATATCCTGCTCTCCCGCACCTTTCGTGGCAAGCATGTAGTGAAAGGTAGTTATGGAAAAAGGATCACCCGCCCTTACCTGGGTGCTATCAATCCTGCTTCCAATTACAGCGATTCCTTTACTATACAAACCGGTAATCCATACCTTCAGCCGGAAATTACCCACCGCTATGAAATGGGTTATACGCTCAACGGAAAGCAACTGACCTTCATGGCTTCCCTTTATTACAATACCACACACAATGCCATAGAACAGATCCGCCTGCCCCTTGGTGAAGGGATATTCCGGAGCACTTATCAAAACATTGGCAAAAATGATGTATTGGGGGCCTTGCTTAGCCTCACCAGGAAATGGGGGCAACAGATGACGCTAACCGTAACAGTCAATGTCAGGCATATTTCTCTCGAAAGTGTAGCCATGCAACAGGTGCGTAAAGGGTATCAATACAGTGGGAATTTTTACTTCAATTACAATCTGGGTAAAGGTCATAGTATTGATGCCATGAGCAATGTCGGATCGCCGGAAATAAATTTACAGGGCAGGCGGGAGGTGTGGCAGTTTTATAGCCTGGCTGTAAACAAAAAAATGAAAGGCGATAAATTGTCTATCAATATCAGGGCAGATAATTTCCTGGGTCCGCGCTTCCGCCTGCTGAAGCAAACCCTGGAGACAGCCGTCTTTACCCAGCACTCAACGACCAATTACCAGGGCCGCTACCTGGCAATATCCGTTGCCTGGAAATTGGGTAAGAAAGAAGTGAAAGCGCCTGTGATCAGGCAGGAAGCCGGCAATGAAAACTAAGCAGATCCGGAACTCATTGCTGGTCAATGACCGTAATTTGTATGTATTACCAGTGTACATTTGTGCCTCAAAGCACTAACTATGGAATATAGAAAACTAGGAGAAACAGACCTTACCTTATCGGCGATCACCTTTGGAGCCTGGGCCATCGGTGGATGGATGTGGGGCGGGGCCGACAGGAAGGAAGCAGTAAAAGCCATCCAGGCTTCTTATGCAGAAGGCGTCACCTCTATTGATACAGCACCGGCCTACGGACAAGGATTGAGTGAAGAGATCGTGGCAGAAGCCATCCAGGGAATACCCAGGGATAAAGTACAGTTGCTTACCAAATTTGGTTTACGCTGGGATGTGAAAGAAGGAGAGTTCTTTTTCAAAAGCAAAGATGCTGCCGGCAACGACCTGGATTTTTATAAGCTGGCTTCCAAAGCCAGTGTGATCAAAGAATGTGAGGATTGTCTGCGCCGCCTGAAAACAGATTATATCGACCTGTTCCAGATCCATTGGCCAGATGCCACCACGCCTATTGCCGAAACCATGGAAGCCCTCGCCCTGCTGCAACAGCAAGGCAAGATAAGAGCGGCCGGCGTGTGCAACTATTCGGTAGACCAGATGAAGGAAGCAGCCAAAACCTTTAGCCTCGCTTCTGACCAGGTACCTTATAGTATGGTGCTGCGTGATATTGAAAAGGAGCTGGTACCCTATGCATTGGAAAATAAAAAATCCATTATTGCTTATAGTCCATTGCAGCGTGGTCTGCTCACCGGTAAAATAAAACCCGGTCACCAATTCAATGAGGGTGACACCCGCGAGGGCAACCGCTTCTATACAGACGACAATATTAAGAAAGTGAACGCCTTCCTGGAGACCTTGAAACCATGGACCAAAGAAAAGAATTGTTCCATTGCCCAACTGGTCATACGCTGGACCATCGGGCAGCCCGCTATTACCGTAGCCCTGGTAGGTGCACGTAACGCAGAGCAGGCGGTGCAGAATGCCCGGGCCATTGATGTAAAGTTGCCCCCCGGCGAGATCGAATTGATCAATAAACAGATAGCCTTTATGCTATAATGTTTTATATCTGGCCAATACATATTGGTCTGTATTGTAAACCGTGCTGCTGTAGTATTTACCATCACTACCGCAGCACGGTTTTCTCTTTTTTTTATGCCGAAGCTATCCCAACTTCGTTTGCTGGTGCCAGTTTTTTGTTCTATCTTTTCCGTCCTGTAACACTTCCCCCTTCTTATTCCCGCTGCTATTGCGATCCGGATACCCATGTACCTATATAGTATATAATACTAAACTCTAATACTTATCTTATGGGATTGTCAATCAACAACAGGCAGGATGTTACCAGCTCCATTAAACGATCCATCAAATGGATCATTGTTTTTTTAGCGATCGTGATTGTTGTCTCTATCGTGGGCATCATAGTGCTCAATGCAGTTTATTCCCTGGATGCCAATTCCTTCGCCAAGGAAATAGCCATTGTTTTATTACAGTTAATTGCCGTGGGGGTAGTGGGATCGGTTTCTTCCCTCTTGCTGGCGCAGTACAGCGCCGGCCAGGCTGCCCTGCAGGCTAAAAAACAACAGGAAGAAGAAGAGCTCAGGCTGCAGCGGGAAAGAGCAAGGGCAGTGGAGGCCGCACGGGAAAAAGAAGAACGGCTCCAGGCCGAAAAAGCCATCGACCTCCAAAGGATCGATATTAAGAACAAAAATGACCTCAAGAAAGATATTGTAAAAAGGCTGGGCCAGATATACCATGATGTGAAAGGTGTGCGAAGAATGTTGAGGGCCAAAGTGCTGTCCGTGCCCTATGACGATAAGAATATCTCCACCGCCAACGTATACCTCAAGCCTTATGCGCAATACATGGAAACCTTCAACGACCTGCAGCTCGACCTGGAAGGTATCAAGGATGAAATAAGATATGGCACCATCCACATGGCCTTGTTCTCCAGCAATGAGGAGATATATAAGAGCCTCAAATTGATGGAAGAATA encodes:
- a CDS encoding efflux RND transporter permease subunit, which encodes MNKFIKNIVLFSLRHRYFIFFMTGVLIALGIWSYKKTPIETFPDVTNTQIIIITQWPGRSAEEIEKFITIPLETELNSVQKRSNLRSNSSFGLSFITLIFDDGVDDAFARQQVMSRVINADLPDGVRPEIQPPYGPTGEIYRYTLQSNTVDIRELTAIQDWVLDRQFKSVPGVADVNTFGGEEKTFEVSVNPDLLVKYNLSSLDVYNAIAKSNVNVGGDVIKRNGQAYVVRGIGVLNNTDEINNVIINKVNGVPLLVKNVAVVMESSKPLLGTVAKDGIPGQVQGIVVMRKGENPSEVLDALHKKVDELNKSILPHDVKIIPFYDRTTLMNYATETVIHNLLEGIILVTVIVFLFMADWRTTLIVGIIIPLSLLFAFICMRIKGMNANLLSMGAVDFGIIIDGAVVMVEGLFVALDQKAREVGMEKFNKLAKLGLFKNKGAEMGKAIFFSKLIIITCLIPIFAFQKVEGKMFSPLAYTLGFALLGALILTLTLVPALSSILLRRNVREKHNPIVIFFEKGVARLFTVVYRNQKKSVLIALAIMLLAFFSFKFLGSEFLPQLNEGALWVTAELPRSVSLEEADSISGRIDADIRTFSEVRHTLVQVGRTNDGTDPKGFFNVQIAVDLLPEKEWKRKLTYDELVDEMNTKLQLYPGVVFNYSQPIRDNVAEAVAGVPAALAVKIFGPDFNTLDSNANLVYNVLKEVKGVEDLGIIRNLGQPEFRIELNQHKMAIYGVSTADANAVIEMAIGGKAATQLFEGERKFDIRLRYQEQYRATEEAVQNLMVPTMDGSKVPLKEIADIVTLTGPAFIYRDNNVRYITVKFSVRGRDLGSTIAEAQQKVDAAIHLTLGYTSTWNGEFENQQRAVKTLGQVVPLCILVIFLILFVTFGDAKDALLTIMNVPFALIGGILALHITGMNFSISAGIGFIALFGVCIQNGVILISVFRKNLEAKMSLDNAINQGVISRVRPVVMTALMAMIGLLPAAISHGIGSETQKPLAIVVIGGLITSTILTLLILPVIYALVFKFIRRMANKRVHRKPGLSS
- a CDS encoding NmrA family NAD(P)-binding protein codes for the protein MTTKNTANRILVLGSTGKTGSRVFQTLNAQGITTMPGSRSAATPFDWDNQATWGPVLEHVDAIYVSYQPDLCVPEALGAITAFTKLAVKNGVKKLVLLSGRGEPEAQAAEAVIMNAGVDWTIIRASWFCQNFSEGYLAEPIQAGHVALPVPPIGEPFIDVDDISEIAVAALTTDDHNGKLYEVTGPRLLSFEEAIAEIARATGKSIQYQHISMDEYAGMMKEYGIPNEFISLITYLFTVVLDGRNAHVTDGVEQALSRKATDFSTYIKKAMAAGVWG
- a CDS encoding outer membrane beta-barrel family protein, with amino-acid sequence MKMPAILLSLFLVLPDGKAQDYYPFSGRVIDSLTSQPVPFTSVSIFTRQQVAVKHVIADSLGQFAFTGLPAGGYYLVVQVVGYRKLTSPPIQLPDPSVTGPVVYVINRDTSMLTAVVVQAGKPLITPSPDGFAYNAANDVIPAGLTASDLLRKLPTLAVDQHGSPVLRGSTNIRVFIDDKPSDIYALTVADALKQIPADDILRIEVILYPSAKYDAEGTDGVINIITRRSRFNAVNGTVRTVVSNVRQAITPGLRIRQGNWIFSINSGLEFYNSDNSSTLIRESKTGNGKDQLRQQRAWNNRGRIGYTGVDMIYVFNDLQSISGGYRFRLNRDYTRAIAYNDYYRQDTLFSAFVRNTNSSSGNDLHTFNIAYNGKSRDRKRQYSMLATQFYQQGTDAYDLDQVNNQATAYKELLRGRISNRELMLQADYAHQVNDSVNWDAGARSMFRQYSALNNFDVYDFPAGLFAKDEGRSNQFNYRRHIYALYSNLSFRFMRWQWRVGARYEQTVLQTAFKDTALNVPGYKNLVPNILLSRTFRGKHVVKGSYGKRITRPYLGAINPASNYSDSFTIQTGNPYLQPEITHRYEMGYTLNGKQLTFMASLYYNTTHNAIEQIRLPLGEGIFRSTYQNIGKNDVLGALLSLTRKWGQQMTLTVTVNVRHISLESVAMQQVRKGYQYSGNFYFNYNLGKGHSIDAMSNVGSPEINLQGRREVWQFYSLAVNKKMKGDKLSINIRADNFLGPRFRLLKQTLETAVFTQHSTTNYQGRYLAISVAWKLGKKEVKAPVIRQEAGNEN
- a CDS encoding aldo/keto reductase, which produces MEYRKLGETDLTLSAITFGAWAIGGWMWGGADRKEAVKAIQASYAEGVTSIDTAPAYGQGLSEEIVAEAIQGIPRDKVQLLTKFGLRWDVKEGEFFFKSKDAAGNDLDFYKLASKASVIKECEDCLRRLKTDYIDLFQIHWPDATTPIAETMEALALLQQQGKIRAAGVCNYSVDQMKEAAKTFSLASDQVPYSMVLRDIEKELVPYALENKKSIIAYSPLQRGLLTGKIKPGHQFNEGDTREGNRFYTDDNIKKVNAFLETLKPWTKEKNCSIAQLVIRWTIGQPAITVALVGARNAEQAVQNARAIDVKLPPGEIELINKQIAFML